Proteins encoded within one genomic window of Methanosarcina barkeri str. Wiesmoor:
- a CDS encoding carboxypeptidase-like regulatory domain-containing protein yields MLREKFKHDEAGTLGLPIRIVVLTVVGLIGFCTILTALSNAPTPPKPMYATANMSVLSLPSTEGGSNTETNLSLPVKVFDSENRGIGDANVIAWSPDRKKAYSGVTDLEGNVILKISNPGLPPGKAEGYIKIKVMREGYRDFTSDYFLKVIRS; encoded by the coding sequence ATGCTGCGTGAAAAATTCAAACACGACGAAGCAGGAACTCTGGGGCTTCCAATAAGGATTGTCGTGCTTACGGTTGTGGGTCTTATAGGATTTTGCACGATTCTTACAGCCCTTAGCAATGCCCCTACTCCTCCAAAACCTATGTATGCTACAGCAAATATGAGTGTACTTTCCTTACCGTCCACTGAGGGAGGCAGTAATACGGAAACAAACCTGAGCTTGCCTGTAAAAGTGTTTGACAGCGAGAATCGCGGTATAGGGGACGCAAATGTGATTGCCTGGAGTCCGGATAGGAAGAAAGCCTATTCAGGGGTTACAGATCTCGAAGGAAATGTAATATTGAAAATTTCTAATCCCGGACTGCCTCCGGGAAAAGCTGAAGGGTATATTAAGATAAAAGTAATGAGAGAAGGATACAGAGATTTCACCAGCGATTATTTTCTGAAGGTGATTCGGAGCTGA
- a CDS encoding Ig-like domain-containing protein yields MKKFKFIRHDEKAMELPINIVVMLVVGMVALATLISIMPTPTKDMSVFVESAGLSVSTLEDGNSIIVEASTAENPFDITAVVKVTDNDGNPVRNANVILRGLGGAASSTTDADGIATLTTPDNAKVSLDPNQNEGTMDLKIVADGFYDYEKKDAVMIIKTR; encoded by the coding sequence ATGAAGAAATTTAAATTTATCAGACATGATGAGAAAGCCATGGAACTCCCGATCAATATTGTGGTTATGCTCGTTGTCGGGATGGTTGCCCTTGCAACACTCATTTCGATCATGCCGACCCCGACAAAGGACATGTCGGTATTTGTGGAATCTGCAGGGCTTAGTGTAAGCACCCTTGAGGACGGAAACTCAATAATAGTGGAGGCCAGTACTGCAGAAAACCCTTTTGACATAACCGCAGTTGTAAAGGTAACTGACAACGACGGAAATCCTGTAAGGAATGCAAACGTTATTTTGAGGGGGCTTGGTGGAGCAGCATCAAGTACTACGGATGCTGACGGGATTGCTACCCTAACAACGCCTGATAATGCAAAAGTTAGTCTTGACCCTAACCAGAATGAAGGAACAATGGACCTGAAAATTGTAGCCGACGGTTTTTATGACTACGAGAAAAAAGATGCTGTAATGATCATCAAGACCAGGTGA
- a CDS encoding bifunctional 2-polyprenyl-6-hydroxyphenol methylase/3-demethylubiquinol 3-O-methyltransferase UbiG codes for MNKTFFRKHWYADIYEKQVIQADEVNFILSIVGIEPKNILDVACGGGRITVPLAKAGHKVTGFDSDKFMLEKISARAKSLSNISFYQADAILEDWGNNFDVIILAGNILLNIESEMPYEQAQELFIKKASESVKQNGHMYLNFDCYERPEQSSENNEKWVCFEGIDDIGTYGKYIVISGDYSNETRIDKSSRRYEITPKGSETFTFETISIKHFPTFSQVKGWLDKYGWEIVNLYGDYGKNPMSTKTTRAIIWAKKS; via the coding sequence TTGAATAAGACTTTTTTTAGAAAACACTGGTATGCTGATATCTATGAAAAACAGGTTATTCAAGCAGACGAAGTAAATTTTATTCTTTCGATTGTTGGAATTGAGCCTAAAAATATTCTAGATGTTGCTTGTGGTGGAGGGAGAATAACAGTACCATTGGCTAAAGCGGGACACAAGGTAACAGGATTTGATTCTGATAAATTTATGCTTGAGAAAATTTCAGCCCGGGCAAAAAGTCTATCAAATATATCTTTCTATCAAGCAGATGCTATCTTGGAAGACTGGGGAAATAACTTTGATGTTATCATTTTAGCTGGAAATATTCTTTTGAATATTGAATCAGAAATGCCTTATGAACAAGCTCAAGAGCTTTTTATTAAGAAAGCATCAGAAAGTGTAAAACAAAACGGCCATATGTATTTGAACTTTGATTGTTATGAAAGACCAGAACAGTCTTCAGAAAATAATGAGAAATGGGTTTGTTTTGAAGGCATTGACGATATCGGAACATACGGAAAATATATTGTCATTAGCGGTGACTACAGCAATGAAACACGTATAGACAAAAGTTCCCGTCGCTACGAAATCACACCAAAAGGTAGTGAAACGTTTACATTTGAAACGATATCAATCAAACATTTTCCAACATTTTCTCAAGTGAAAGGTTGGCTCGATAAATACGGTTGGGAAATTGTAAACCTTTATGGTGATTACGGAAAAAATCCTATGAGTACTAAAACTACTCGTGCAATTATCTGGGCAAAGAAAAGTTAA
- the hisH gene encoding imidazole glycerol phosphate synthase subunit HisH has protein sequence MKRIVILDYGLGNLRSVQKGLEHVGSSPAISGDPEEILAADGLILPGVGAFVDAMKCLDPIKGTIEEYARSGKPMLGICLGQQVLMSSSEEGKLTDGLDLISGKVLRFPKSELKVPHIGWNNIKIKQDHPLFEGIPDNSFVYFVHSFYVDTASENTLASCNYGLDFSASVVNSKGNVMGTQFHPEKSGAIGLKILKNFVDMC, from the coding sequence ATGAAAAGAATTGTGATTCTCGATTACGGGCTTGGAAACCTCCGCAGTGTTCAAAAAGGGCTTGAACACGTCGGATCAAGTCCCGCAATCTCAGGGGATCCTGAGGAAATTCTTGCCGCAGACGGTTTAATTCTCCCGGGGGTCGGCGCTTTTGTGGACGCGATGAAGTGCCTTGACCCCATCAAAGGGACTATAGAAGAATACGCAAGGTCAGGCAAGCCGATGCTCGGGATCTGTCTTGGACAACAGGTTCTCATGAGTTCTTCGGAGGAAGGAAAGCTTACTGACGGGCTTGACCTTATTTCCGGAAAGGTGCTGCGCTTTCCAAAATCCGAACTAAAGGTGCCTCATATTGGCTGGAACAATATCAAAATCAAGCAGGACCACCCTCTGTTTGAAGGGATTCCTGACAACTCTTTCGTATACTTCGTCCACTCTTTCTATGTGGACACAGCATCTGAAAACACCCTTGCGTCCTGCAATTATGGGCTGGACTTTTCAGCTTCTGTCGTAAATTCTAAAGGCAATGTTATGGGTACCCAGTTCCACCCTGAAAAAAGTGGAGCTATCGGGTTGAAGATTCTGAAAAACTTTGTAGACATGTGCTGA
- a CDS encoding AIR synthase-related protein, which produces MDIEGYAKRALRENPSNEAGLETKLASRILEIKHISPEKANEIAAAVVCEAKATLDVKGDVLSPTFSGVSMGEFGVGSRGTGDFYVHSKLGEVIGKTGAVVDSSQLDDSGVVKIGEDYLVVTIDGLHSRLSDFPFLSGFHVARAALRDIYAMGARPLAMLSDIHVADDGDVAKIFDHIAGITTVSELTGIPLITGSTLRIGGDMVIGERMTGGVGAVGITSSLTSRNRTEAGDLILMTEGAGGGTVSTTALYYGMHDVVEETINIRFLEACEALLQSGLHKKVHSMTDVTNGGIRGDAKEISKTARIKLVFEEEKLRALVNPKVLSMLESLKIDYLGVSLDALLIIVPPAYADEILDTVRAADIKIDVIGHVEEGNGAEIFLNGECQDFTPRFRESAYTPVKKVHGEGNPRGFEEMRAAIDKAALEAIEKKQKVLEKIRSK; this is translated from the coding sequence ATGGATATAGAAGGCTACGCAAAACGGGCTCTCAGGGAGAACCCTTCAAACGAAGCAGGGCTTGAAACAAAGCTTGCTTCCAGAATTCTTGAGATTAAGCATATAAGCCCAGAGAAGGCTAATGAGATCGCAGCTGCGGTCGTTTGTGAGGCAAAAGCAACACTTGATGTGAAAGGAGATGTGTTAAGCCCCACTTTCTCAGGAGTTTCAATGGGAGAATTCGGGGTAGGTTCCAGGGGTACAGGAGATTTTTACGTTCATTCCAAGCTTGGAGAAGTTATAGGCAAGACAGGGGCTGTTGTGGATAGCTCCCAGCTAGACGATTCTGGAGTTGTCAAAATTGGCGAAGACTACCTCGTGGTCACGATTGACGGGCTTCATTCTCGCCTGAGCGATTTTCCTTTTCTCTCGGGTTTTCATGTAGCTCGGGCAGCTCTGCGCGATATATATGCTATGGGAGCTCGACCTCTGGCAATGCTCTCCGATATTCATGTAGCAGACGACGGAGATGTAGCAAAGATCTTCGACCATATTGCAGGAATAACCACGGTCTCGGAACTTACCGGAATACCTCTTATTACAGGAAGCACGCTTCGAATCGGCGGGGACATGGTCATAGGTGAACGCATGACAGGCGGGGTTGGAGCTGTAGGCATAACTTCTTCTCTTACATCGCGGAACCGAACCGAAGCAGGAGACCTTATCCTTATGACCGAAGGCGCAGGTGGAGGCACGGTTTCCACAACTGCGCTTTACTATGGGATGCATGATGTTGTTGAGGAAACCATTAATATTCGTTTCCTGGAAGCCTGTGAGGCCCTGTTGCAGTCTGGGCTGCATAAGAAAGTCCATTCGATGACTGATGTTACGAATGGTGGGATCAGGGGCGATGCCAAGGAAATCTCAAAGACCGCAAGGATAAAACTGGTCTTTGAAGAAGAAAAGCTAAGGGCTCTTGTGAACCCAAAGGTGCTTTCAATGCTTGAAAGCCTGAAAATCGACTACCTTGGAGTTTCTCTCGACGCCCTGCTCATAATTGTTCCTCCTGCATATGCTGATGAAATCCTTGATACTGTCAGAGCTGCAGATATTAAAATTGATGTCATAGGACATGTTGAGGAAGGAAATGGAGCTGAAATATTCTTAAATGGCGAATGCCAGGACTTCACGCCAAGGTTTAGAGAGTCGGCATATACACCAGTTAAAAAAGTTCATGGAGAAGGAAATCCCAGAGGTTTTGAAGAAATGAGAGCAGCAATTGATAAGGCTGCGCTTGAAGCTATTGAAAAGAAACAAAAAGTCCTCGAAAAAATAAGAAGTAAATAA
- a CDS encoding nodulation protein NfeD, translated as MSKKRPITMSVKRGPHLFFILFLCFVLIAVSMPSGDAGPQQKVLVLEVSEAITPASDDIIADAIEKAENENFEALVISLNTPGGGLDETQTIISAIENASVPVIGYVPESGKAWSAGTLILMGTDIAAMAPFTVIGSAQPVQVSIEGTKPITDEKIINALVKFSVATAGKHGRNETFAEEVITKNKNLDAQEALQTGVIEYVAPSIPNLLTQIDGQEIKGKVLQTENAGIENYEPPFSLSLLGLISNPIISSLLLTLGIYGLIFGISSPGAGAEIFGLISIALGLMGTGFDINIGAIFLILLGIGLLIIEIKVPGFGIFGVAGLISLVIGSILLVPMGSENIYTPEFRKVLALTVVAPTVVFGLFLVFAIYKVTESRKKKPVIGEFIGETAETIDPLGPQKTGFVRYKGEYWKARSEEEIEPNVEVEITGKVRETLLVKRKM; from the coding sequence ATGAGCAAGAAAAGGCCGATAACCATGTCTGTAAAAAGAGGTCCACATCTCTTCTTTATTTTATTCCTGTGTTTCGTCCTCATAGCCGTTTCTATGCCATCTGGGGATGCAGGACCTCAACAGAAAGTACTTGTGCTTGAAGTATCCGAGGCCATTACACCAGCTTCAGATGATATTATAGCAGATGCGATAGAAAAAGCTGAAAATGAAAATTTTGAGGCTCTTGTAATTAGCTTGAATACTCCAGGCGGAGGCCTGGATGAAACTCAAACAATCATAAGCGCAATTGAGAATGCGAGCGTGCCTGTTATCGGGTATGTGCCTGAAAGTGGTAAAGCCTGGTCAGCCGGGACTCTCATCCTCATGGGAACAGATATTGCTGCAATGGCGCCTTTCACGGTTATAGGATCGGCTCAGCCCGTTCAGGTGTCTATAGAGGGAACAAAACCCATAACAGATGAGAAAATAATAAATGCCCTTGTCAAATTTTCGGTTGCAACAGCCGGTAAGCACGGTAGAAACGAGACTTTTGCAGAAGAAGTCATAACGAAAAATAAAAATCTCGACGCACAAGAAGCCCTACAGACTGGCGTAATAGAATATGTAGCTCCTTCTATTCCGAATTTGCTGACACAGATTGACGGGCAGGAGATAAAAGGAAAAGTCCTGCAAACCGAAAATGCAGGGATAGAAAACTATGAACCTCCATTTTCTCTCTCCCTTTTAGGACTCATTTCAAACCCGATTATCTCTTCCCTTCTTTTGACCCTGGGAATTTATGGGCTAATTTTTGGAATCTCAAGTCCGGGAGCCGGAGCAGAAATTTTTGGACTCATTTCAATCGCACTCGGGTTGATGGGAACAGGCTTTGATATCAATATAGGGGCAATTTTCCTCATTCTCTTAGGAATAGGACTTCTGATTATTGAAATTAAAGTACCTGGTTTTGGGATATTCGGGGTTGCGGGTCTAATCAGCCTCGTAATAGGAAGTATACTCCTTGTACCTATGGGAAGCGAAAATATTTACACTCCCGAATTTCGAAAGGTTCTTGCCCTGACGGTTGTTGCCCCTACGGTTGTTTTCGGATTGTTCCTGGTTTTTGCAATCTACAAAGTAACAGAGAGCAGAAAGAAAAAACCGGTTATTGGAGAGTTTATAGGGGAAACTGCCGAAACAATAGATCCTTTAGGGCCTCAAAAGACAGGTTTTGTCCGCTATAAAGGAGAATACTGGAAAGCTCGTTCAGAAGAGGAAATTGAACCAAATGTAGAGGTAGAAATCACTGGAAAAGTAAGGGAAACCCTTTTAGTAAAACGAAAAATGTAA